Proteins encoded by one window of Gordonia jinghuaiqii:
- a CDS encoding amino acid ABC transporter permease, whose product MSADATVLYDAPGPRARARNRLLAVAFIAVLAAIAIYVITVLAANDQFTGEKWSPFVTWSTWTGYILPGLWRTLSAAAVSIVLSLLLGAVLGIGRLSDHRWVRMVAGLFVEVFRAIPVLILMVFTWFLFAIYGIFPSSALAFAAVVTGLTLYNGSVMAEILRSGINSLPMGQTEASMALGLRKSQMMRIVLLPQAITAMMPALISQMVVALKDSALGYIIGYSEVVRSGLLSASRYGNYIPALIVVAIIMIVINFGLSTFATALERRLRQGRRATAPTAEEEELAASENVSYRK is encoded by the coding sequence ATGAGTGCCGACGCAACCGTCCTGTACGACGCGCCCGGTCCCCGGGCCAGAGCGCGCAACCGTCTCCTCGCGGTCGCCTTCATCGCGGTCCTCGCCGCGATCGCGATCTATGTGATCACCGTGCTCGCCGCCAACGACCAGTTCACCGGCGAGAAGTGGTCACCGTTCGTCACCTGGAGCACCTGGACCGGGTACATCCTTCCGGGCCTGTGGCGGACGCTGTCGGCCGCGGCGGTCTCGATCGTGCTGTCGCTGCTCCTCGGCGCCGTACTCGGCATCGGCCGGCTCTCCGATCACCGGTGGGTCCGCATGGTGGCCGGCCTGTTCGTCGAGGTGTTCCGTGCCATCCCGGTCCTGATCCTGATGGTGTTCACGTGGTTCCTGTTCGCTATCTACGGCATCTTCCCGTCGTCGGCACTCGCGTTCGCCGCCGTCGTCACCGGCCTGACCCTCTACAACGGCTCGGTGATGGCCGAGATCCTGCGATCGGGCATCAACTCGCTGCCCATGGGGCAGACCGAGGCGTCGATGGCGCTGGGTCTGCGTAAGAGCCAGATGATGCGCATAGTGCTGCTCCCCCAGGCGATCACGGCGATGATGCCCGCACTGATCTCGCAGATGGTGGTGGCACTCAAGGACAGCGCCCTGGGCTACATCATCGGCTACTCGGAGGTCGTGCGCAGCGGCCTGTTGTCGGCGTCGCGATACGGCAACTACATCCCCGCGCTGATCGTGGTGGCGATCATCATGATCGTCATCAACTTCGGTCTGTCGACCTTCGCCACCGCCCTGGAACGCCGGCTGCGGCAGGGGCGCCGCGCGACGGCCCCCACCGCCGAAGAGGAAGAACTGGCCGCCTCGGAGAACGTCTCGTACCGCAAGTGA
- the miaB gene encoding tRNA (N6-isopentenyl adenosine(37)-C2)-methylthiotransferase MiaB, which produces MSDRPDQAGSTQAVGAAGDVPRRYQVRTYGCQMNVHDSERIAGLLEDAGYVRAAEDDDADLVVFNTCAIRENADNKLYGNLSHLAPVKTSRPGMQIAVGGCLAQKDKDTVLARAPWVDVVFGTHNIGSLPALLDRARHNDAAQVEILDALERFPSSLPAKRDSAYSGWVSVSVGCNNTCTFCIVPSLRGKEVDRRPGEVLAEVQALVDQGVLEVTLLGQNVNAYGMSFADPDQPRNRGAFAELLRACGEIDGLERVRFTSPHPAEFTDDVIDAMAQTPNVCPQLHMPLQSGSDRILRAMRRSYRQTKFLGILDKVRAAMPHAAITTDIIVGFPGETEEDFQATLDVVERVRFSSAFTFQYSPRPGTPAATMAEQVPADVVSERYQRLIALQERICLSENQALTGTEVELLVVADEGRKSAKTRRMTGRARDGRLVHFAPGAAVAGIRPGDVVNTVVTAAAPHHLIADAGVLAHRRTRAGDAHEQSRTPTTGPVGVGLGLPGVGAPAVLPAADAGCGSACGG; this is translated from the coding sequence TTGTCGGACCGGCCTGATCAGGCCGGATCAACCCAGGCCGTCGGAGCGGCGGGGGACGTGCCGCGGCGCTACCAGGTTCGCACCTACGGCTGCCAGATGAACGTCCACGATTCCGAGCGGATCGCCGGTCTCCTCGAAGACGCTGGTTATGTGCGTGCCGCCGAGGACGACGACGCCGATCTCGTGGTGTTCAACACCTGCGCGATCCGCGAGAACGCCGACAACAAGCTCTACGGCAATCTCTCCCACCTCGCCCCGGTCAAGACGAGCCGCCCAGGCATGCAGATCGCCGTCGGCGGCTGCCTGGCCCAGAAGGACAAGGACACCGTGCTCGCGCGTGCGCCGTGGGTGGATGTGGTGTTCGGCACACACAACATCGGGTCGCTGCCCGCGTTGCTGGACCGCGCCCGCCACAACGACGCCGCCCAGGTCGAGATCCTCGACGCGCTCGAACGATTCCCGTCGTCGCTGCCGGCCAAGCGTGACTCGGCCTACTCGGGCTGGGTGTCGGTGTCGGTGGGGTGCAACAACACCTGCACGTTCTGCATCGTGCCGTCGCTGCGCGGCAAAGAGGTCGACCGGCGTCCGGGCGAGGTGCTCGCCGAGGTGCAGGCGCTCGTCGACCAGGGGGTCCTCGAGGTGACGCTGCTGGGCCAGAACGTCAACGCCTACGGGATGTCCTTCGCCGACCCCGACCAGCCCCGCAACCGCGGTGCCTTCGCCGAGCTGTTGCGCGCCTGCGGTGAGATCGACGGCCTCGAACGCGTGCGTTTCACCTCTCCGCACCCGGCCGAGTTCACCGACGACGTCATCGACGCGATGGCGCAGACACCCAATGTGTGTCCGCAACTGCACATGCCGCTGCAGTCGGGATCGGACCGCATCCTGCGCGCGATGCGACGCAGCTATCGGCAGACCAAGTTCCTGGGAATCCTGGACAAGGTCCGCGCCGCGATGCCCCACGCGGCGATCACCACCGACATCATCGTCGGATTCCCGGGCGAGACCGAAGAGGACTTCCAGGCGACTCTCGACGTCGTCGAACGTGTCCGCTTCTCCAGCGCCTTCACCTTCCAGTACTCGCCTCGCCCCGGTACGCCCGCGGCGACCATGGCCGAGCAGGTGCCCGCCGACGTGGTCAGTGAGCGCTACCAGCGGCTCATCGCCCTGCAGGAACGGATCTGCCTGTCGGAGAACCAAGCGCTGACCGGCACCGAGGTGGAACTGCTCGTCGTCGCCGACGAGGGCCGCAAGTCGGCGAAGACCCGACGGATGACCGGCCGGGCACGCGATGGCCGCCTCGTGCATTTCGCCCCCGGCGCCGCCGTCGCCGGCATCCGGCCGGGCGATGTGGTGAACACCGTCGTCACCGCCGCGGCACCGCACCACCTGATCGCCGACGCCGGGGTCCTCGCGCATCGTCGTACCCGCGCCGGTGACGCACACGAACAGAGCCGTACCCCGACGACCGGCCCGGTCGGCGTCGGTCTCGGCCTGCCCGGTGTCGGCGCCCCCGCGGTCCTACCGGCCGCCGACGCCGGCTGCGGTAGCGCATGCGGCGGCTGA
- a CDS encoding DUF349 domain-containing protein, with translation MTNPIEPSPAGEQAPASKPGPKPGPRPKPGPRPGATHEPVVTHLVVGDPHQYGRIDESGVVWLKTAEGEREIGSWQAGTIEEGLAHFGRRFDDLATEVEILEERLTARSGDPRKAQSAAKHLLDGLPDANVIGDVAALQRRLEAIVGSADEVAETIRAEREKSRAEAIARKETLAAEAEQIGNEATNWKSAGDRLREILDEWKTIKGVDRKTDDTLWKRYAKARDAFNRRRGAHFAELDRERAGAKDRKEALIARAEELSASTEWGPTSAKFRELLGEWKAAGRAPRDTDEALWQRFKAAQDVFFSARNAATSERDAEFSANAEAKIALLDSAEKSIDPAADLDVARREFRSFRDQWDALGKVPRDQMHSLEARARAIEKRIRDAEDAQWQRTDPEAMARAAQFADRAAQLEEQARKAAERGKDRDAAKLRDQATQWREWAEAAQSAVSDR, from the coding sequence ATGACCAACCCGATCGAACCGTCACCGGCCGGCGAGCAGGCTCCCGCGAGCAAGCCGGGCCCCAAACCCGGACCGCGGCCAAAGCCCGGACCGCGCCCCGGCGCCACCCATGAGCCCGTCGTGACCCACCTCGTCGTGGGCGACCCGCACCAGTACGGGCGGATCGACGAGTCCGGCGTCGTCTGGCTCAAGACCGCCGAGGGAGAACGCGAGATCGGGTCGTGGCAGGCGGGCACCATCGAGGAGGGCCTGGCCCACTTCGGACGCCGTTTCGACGACCTCGCCACCGAGGTCGAGATCCTCGAGGAACGGCTGACCGCACGCTCCGGCGATCCGCGCAAGGCACAGAGCGCGGCCAAGCATCTGCTCGACGGACTGCCCGACGCCAACGTGATCGGCGACGTCGCCGCCCTGCAACGCCGCCTCGAGGCCATCGTCGGCAGCGCCGATGAGGTCGCCGAGACCATCCGCGCCGAACGGGAGAAGTCGCGGGCCGAGGCCATCGCCCGCAAGGAGACCCTCGCCGCCGAGGCCGAACAGATCGGCAACGAGGCGACCAACTGGAAGAGCGCCGGCGACCGGCTGCGCGAGATCCTCGACGAGTGGAAGACCATCAAGGGCGTCGACCGGAAGACCGACGACACCCTGTGGAAGCGCTACGCGAAGGCCCGCGACGCCTTCAACCGTCGGCGCGGCGCCCATTTCGCCGAACTCGATCGCGAACGGGCCGGGGCCAAAGACCGCAAAGAGGCCCTCATCGCACGGGCCGAGGAGTTGTCTGCGTCCACCGAATGGGGACCCACCTCGGCGAAGTTCCGGGAGCTTCTCGGCGAGTGGAAAGCCGCCGGCCGCGCGCCGCGAGACACCGACGAGGCCCTGTGGCAGCGGTTCAAAGCCGCGCAGGACGTGTTCTTCAGCGCCCGCAACGCCGCCACCTCCGAGCGCGACGCGGAGTTCTCCGCGAACGCCGAGGCCAAGATCGCGCTGCTCGATTCGGCGGAGAAGTCGATCGACCCGGCCGCCGACCTGGATGTGGCGCGGCGCGAGTTCCGGTCGTTCCGCGACCAGTGGGACGCCCTGGGCAAGGTTCCCCGCGATCAGATGCACAGCCTCGAGGCCCGCGCACGAGCAATCGAGAAGCGGATCCGCGACGCCGAGGACGCCCAGTGGCAACGCACCGATCCCGAGGCGATGGCGCGTGCGGCCCAGTTCGCCGATCGCGCCGCACAACTCGAGGAGCAGGCACGTAAGGCAGCCGAACGCGGCAAGGACCGGGACGCGGCCAAGCTGCGTGACCAGGCGACCCAGTGGCGCGAGTGGGCCGAGGCGGCGCAGAGCGCGGTCAGCGATCGCTGA
- a CDS encoding amino acid ABC transporter permease, with protein MNDVSLWDSMGPELWPAFWVTIQLTFYSAIGALIWGTILAGMRVSPVPVMRGFAEVYVNIVRNTPLTLVVLFCAIGLYQNLGLTFAPTIESNNFWLAVLAFVLYTSTFVCETLRSGFNTVPLGQAEAARSLGLSFPQVFGVIVLPQAVRSVIGPLGSVLIALTKNTTVASVIGVAEAAALMKTEIETYSDQLFVIFGVIAVGFMIITLSEGAVFGYLAKRLAVKR; from the coding sequence ATGAATGACGTCTCTCTGTGGGACAGCATGGGCCCCGAACTGTGGCCCGCCTTCTGGGTGACCATCCAGTTGACCTTCTACTCGGCGATCGGCGCACTGATCTGGGGCACGATCCTCGCCGGCATGCGTGTCTCCCCGGTTCCCGTGATGCGCGGGTTCGCCGAGGTGTACGTGAACATCGTCCGCAACACCCCGCTGACGCTTGTCGTGCTGTTCTGCGCGATCGGCCTGTACCAGAACCTCGGACTCACCTTCGCGCCGACGATCGAGTCCAACAACTTCTGGCTCGCGGTACTCGCCTTCGTCCTGTACACCTCGACGTTCGTGTGCGAGACGCTGCGCTCGGGCTTCAACACCGTCCCGCTCGGGCAGGCCGAGGCGGCCCGTTCCCTGGGACTGTCGTTCCCGCAGGTCTTCGGGGTCATCGTGCTCCCGCAGGCCGTCCGGTCGGTCATCGGACCGCTGGGCAGCGTGCTGATCGCGTTGACCAAGAACACCACCGTGGCCTCGGTCATCGGCGTCGCCGAGGCCGCCGCCCTGATGAAGACCGAGATCGAGACCTACTCCGACCAGCTGTTCGTCATCTTCGGCGTGATCGCGGTCGGGTTCATGATCATCACTCTCAGCGAGGGTGCCGTGTTCGGCTACCTCGCCAAGCGACTGGCGGTGAAACGATGA
- a CDS encoding glutamate ABC transporter substrate-binding protein: protein MRSVKNTPTRLRGGRLRTAGLMVAVGAMLAGALSGCGSTEPRNLLDSIREGSVVLGVKFDQPGLGLYEPDGNVEGFDASVSTYVVNHIADELGVPHPEITWRETPSARREAMIDNGEVDLIAATYSINAARSKKVTFGGPYLVTYQGLLVRADDNSITELPDLDNGKKLCSVTGSTSAQNVKAQLPAVQLQEYDSYSACVEALRRGKVDALTTDEAILAGYANFWKGEFKRVEMTYLKDACVKDALKKAGSPFSTERYGVGLALNDTASQEAVNKALDAMLTPDAGDASAWNADLRESLGNAYVDDIIARGDRPDSKFPYKPDPGDLDFLDSPSTPCPPGLQ, encoded by the coding sequence ATGAGGTCGGTAAAGAACACCCCGACACGACTGCGTGGCGGCCGGTTGCGGACGGCGGGTCTGATGGTCGCCGTGGGCGCCATGCTCGCCGGCGCGCTCTCCGGTTGCGGCAGTACCGAACCCCGCAATCTGCTCGACTCGATCCGTGAGGGCTCGGTGGTGCTGGGCGTGAAGTTCGACCAGCCCGGTCTCGGACTCTACGAGCCGGACGGCAATGTCGAAGGATTCGACGCGTCGGTGTCGACCTACGTGGTCAACCACATCGCCGACGAACTCGGTGTCCCCCATCCCGAGATCACCTGGCGCGAGACGCCCTCGGCACGACGCGAGGCGATGATCGACAACGGTGAGGTGGATCTCATCGCCGCCACCTACTCGATCAATGCGGCCCGATCGAAGAAGGTGACGTTCGGCGGCCCGTACCTCGTCACCTATCAGGGACTGCTGGTGCGCGCCGACGACAACTCGATCACCGAGCTCCCCGATCTCGACAACGGCAAGAAGCTGTGTTCGGTCACCGGTTCGACCTCGGCGCAGAACGTCAAGGCGCAGCTGCCCGCGGTGCAGCTGCAGGAGTACGACTCGTACTCGGCGTGCGTGGAGGCGCTGCGACGCGGCAAGGTCGACGCGCTGACCACCGACGAGGCGATCCTCGCGGGATACGCGAACTTCTGGAAGGGCGAGTTCAAGCGCGTCGAGATGACCTACCTGAAAGATGCCTGCGTCAAGGATGCCCTGAAGAAAGCGGGCAGCCCGTTCTCCACCGAACGCTACGGCGTCGGGCTGGCGCTGAACGACACGGCATCGCAGGAGGCGGTGAACAAGGCGCTCGACGCCATGCTCACGCCCGACGCCGGCGACGCATCCGCGTGGAACGCCGATCTGCGGGAGTCGCTGGGCAACGCCTACGTCGACGACATCATCGCCCGCGGTGACCGGCCCGATTCGAAGTTCCCCTACAAACCCGACCCCGGTGACCTGGACTTCCTCGACTCACCGTCCACCCCGTGCCCGCCCGGGCTCCAGTGA
- a CDS encoding amino acid ABC transporter ATP-binding protein, producing the protein MIAMRGVQKHFGSLHVLKDIDLEVPAGQVVVVLGPSGSGKSTLCRTINRLEPIDAGEIRVEGKVLPAEGKDLARLRADVGMVFQSFNLFSHKTILQNVALAPTKVRKKSKDDAAKRALELLDRVGIASQKDKYPAQLSGGQQQRVAIARSLAMDPKVMLFDEPTSALDPEMVNEVLDVMVALAKEGMTMLVVTHEMGFARKAADRVIFMADGAIIEDADPETFFTSPQTDRARDFLGKILGH; encoded by the coding sequence ATGATCGCGATGCGCGGGGTGCAGAAGCACTTCGGCTCGCTGCACGTCCTCAAGGACATCGACCTGGAGGTACCCGCAGGCCAGGTCGTGGTCGTCCTCGGTCCCTCCGGGTCCGGCAAGTCCACCCTGTGTCGCACCATCAACCGGCTCGAGCCCATCGACGCCGGTGAGATCCGCGTCGAGGGCAAGGTGCTGCCCGCCGAAGGCAAAGACCTCGCGCGTCTGCGCGCCGATGTCGGAATGGTCTTCCAGTCCTTCAACCTGTTCTCGCACAAGACAATTCTGCAGAACGTCGCGCTGGCGCCGACCAAGGTCCGCAAGAAGTCCAAGGACGACGCGGCCAAGCGGGCCCTCGAGCTCCTCGACCGCGTCGGCATCGCCAGCCAGAAGGACAAGTACCCCGCGCAGCTCTCCGGTGGGCAGCAGCAACGCGTCGCGATCGCCCGCTCACTCGCGATGGACCCGAAGGTCATGCTGTTCGACGAGCCGACCTCGGCGCTCGACCCGGAGATGGTCAACGAGGTGCTCGACGTGATGGTCGCGCTGGCCAAAGAAGGCATGACCATGCTCGTCGTGACCCACGAGATGGGCTTCGCACGCAAGGCCGCCGACCGGGTCATCTTCATGGCCGACGGCGCGATCATCGAGGACGCCGATCCGGAGACCTTCTTCACCAGCCCGCAGACCGATCGCGCACGCGATTTCCTCGGCAAGATCCTGGGACACTGA